One genomic segment of Sphaerodactylus townsendi isolate TG3544 linkage group LG07, MPM_Stown_v2.3, whole genome shotgun sequence includes these proteins:
- the TMEM171 gene encoding transmembrane protein 171 isoform X1, translating to MYPVPASMHGVEGNNGHPRKLISFLFVFGISLLCAGFLLSMFVLQTCPSGAFGDCKAALKIVGPLLAVVGLVCIILAQSKAKGYLREVQLQDDQVYGFVFCRGNCQFAQFLVFGFLFLTSGMLISVLGIWIPGCSPGWHFQPYNQSSTSDVEFQDCGFLSVQTMGPLIVLIGLCFFVIAHIKKKQNLNLVQESSVNEEEHLSPESFQVTVGDTVMVFPPPPPPYFADCSLQTITPSLVTSDLHLGENPPPYHSTFIHQTQNTDISGSVTCRENELLHTISGSDSPSETLSVLYLDSEPSQKYKAKEAAVNNECVLSSSPSLSYMSLSSSESSLDQIIS from the exons ATGTATCCTGTTCCTGCTTCCATGCATGGAGTGGAGGGAAATAACGGACATCCCCGGAAActgatttctttcctttttgtttttggcaTTTCATTGTTATGTGCTGGATTCCTCCTTTCAATGTTTGTTTTGCAGACGTGTCCAAGTGGCGCTTTTGGGGACTGTAAGGCAGCCCTTAAAATCGTGGGGCCGCTGCTTGCTGTGGTTGGCCTAGTCTGCATAATCCTGGCACAGTCGAAGGCTAAAGGCTATCTCCGAGAGGTGCAGTTGCAAGATGATCAGGTGtatggttttgttttttgccgAGGAAACTGCCAGTTTGCCCAGTTTCTTGTCtttggctttttatttttaaccagTGGGATGCTTATTAGTGTTCTGGGCATTTGGATTCCGGGATGCAGCCCTGGGTGGCACTTCCAACCATATAACCAGAGCAGCACCTCTGATGTTGAATTCCAAGACTGTGGATTTCTCTCTGTTCAAACCATGGGTCCTTTGATCGTGCTTATTGGATTGTGTTTCTTTGTGATAGCTCacatcaaaaagaaacaaaatttaaatCTCGTCCAAGAATCTTCTGTCAATGAAGAAGAGCACCTGAGCCCTGAATCATTTCAAGTCACAGTAG GTGATACTGTGATGGTgttcccacctcctccaccaccttaTTTTGCCGACTGTTCCCTGCAGACAATAACTCCTAGCCTTGTAACAAGTGACTTGCATTTAGGGGAGAATCCTCCACCATACCACAGTACTTTTATTCACCA AACACAGAATACTGATATATCAGGCTCAGTTACTTGCAGAGAGAATGAGTTGCTGCATACAATATCAGGAAGTGATTCACCTTCTGAAACTTTATCTGTTCTCTATCTTGACTCTGAACCATCTCAGAAATATAAGGCAAAAGAAGCAGCTGTAAATAATGAATGTGTTttgtcttcttctccttctctgtctTATATGTCTTTGTCCTCTTCTGAGTCATCCCTTGATCAAATAATCAGCTAA
- the TMEM171 gene encoding transmembrane protein 171 isoform X2, translating to MYPVPASMHGVEGNNGHPRKLISFLFVFGISLLCAGFLLSMFVLQTCPSGAFGDCKAALKIVGPLLAVVGLVCIILAQSKAKGYLREVQLQDDQVYGFVFCRGNCQFAQFLVFGFLFLTSGMLISVLGIWIPGCSPGWHFQPYNQSSTSDVEFQDCGFLSVQTMGPLIVLIGLCFFVIAHIKKKQNLNLVQESSVNEEEHLSPESFQVTVGDTVMVFPPPPPPYFADCSLQTITPSLVTSDLHLGENPPPYHSTFIHHC from the exons ATGTATCCTGTTCCTGCTTCCATGCATGGAGTGGAGGGAAATAACGGACATCCCCGGAAActgatttctttcctttttgtttttggcaTTTCATTGTTATGTGCTGGATTCCTCCTTTCAATGTTTGTTTTGCAGACGTGTCCAAGTGGCGCTTTTGGGGACTGTAAGGCAGCCCTTAAAATCGTGGGGCCGCTGCTTGCTGTGGTTGGCCTAGTCTGCATAATCCTGGCACAGTCGAAGGCTAAAGGCTATCTCCGAGAGGTGCAGTTGCAAGATGATCAGGTGtatggttttgttttttgccgAGGAAACTGCCAGTTTGCCCAGTTTCTTGTCtttggctttttatttttaaccagTGGGATGCTTATTAGTGTTCTGGGCATTTGGATTCCGGGATGCAGCCCTGGGTGGCACTTCCAACCATATAACCAGAGCAGCACCTCTGATGTTGAATTCCAAGACTGTGGATTTCTCTCTGTTCAAACCATGGGTCCTTTGATCGTGCTTATTGGATTGTGTTTCTTTGTGATAGCTCacatcaaaaagaaacaaaatttaaatCTCGTCCAAGAATCTTCTGTCAATGAAGAAGAGCACCTGAGCCCTGAATCATTTCAAGTCACAGTAG GTGATACTGTGATGGTgttcccacctcctccaccaccttaTTTTGCCGACTGTTCCCTGCAGACAATAACTCCTAGCCTTGTAACAAGTGACTTGCATTTAGGGGAGAATCCTCCACCATACCACAGTACTTTTATTCACCA CTGTTAG